Genomic window (Oryza sativa Japonica Group chromosome 3, ASM3414082v1):
AGGCGGAGCGCCCACTTGATGGCGAGCGGGCAGCTGACGCTCctgacggggacggcggcgcggcggagggcggcgttgtcgccgccgccggtggcggagtCGACGAACGACCTGAGGCGCTGCATGGCGACGTCGAGGGTCTTGGCCGACATGTTGGCGAAGCAGACGCGGAACCAGCCGGGCTCGCGGCAGTGGCACGACGACCCGGGGGAGATGTTGAGGCCGACCTCGAACACCACCTTCTTCCAGAGCTCCatctcgccggcgaacgaccgGCTCCGCATCAGGTGGCTCATGTCCACCCAGCAGAAGAGGCCGGCGTTGCTGGGCAGGCACCCAATGCCGATCTCCCTGAGCCCGTCCACGAGCTGGTCGTGCCGCTCCTTGATCCGCCGCTTGTTCTCCGCGACGTAGCTCCGGGTGAAGTCCCTGTCGCCGAGCAGCGCCGCGAGGAGGTACTGCGTCTGGGACGACACGAGGCCGAAGCTGGACATCTTGGTCGCCGCGGACAcgacggcggcgttggcggAGTAGATGGCGCCGACGCGGAACCCCGGGAGGCCGAGGTCCTTGGACAGGCTGTACACGACGTGCACGCGGTCGGACAcgtcagcgccgccgccgtcgcgcccggCCACGACCTCGAGCGCGCTGACGAAGCCCGCGGGCGGCTCGGCGAACGCCGTGCCGGCGTAGATCTCGTCGCTGATGAGGTGGATGCCCTTGGCGGCGACGAAGTCGACGATCGTCTCGAGgtcggcgcgcggcgacgcggTGCCGAGCGGGTTGGACGGGTTGGTGATCAGCACCCCCTTGACGCGCAGCCGGCGCTTCTGCGCGCGGCGGTACGCGTCGTCCAGCGCGGGGCGCGTCACCCGGAACCCGTTCGCGCTCGCGCAGTGCACGGGTACGATCTCCGCGCCGGTGCGCCACTTGAGGTCGCGGTCGAACCTGCATCCACCCATCCATCCACCGTTAGCCATGCGCCACCATGCACGTTGTCGCGTATGGTAAAAAGGTGTAGCAGCAGCGGCAGTGCCAGTGCGTACCCTGGGTAGTATGGGGTGGGGATGAGGAAGGCGTCGCCGTGGTCGGCGAGGCAGAACATGAGCGCCTCGTtagccgaggtggcgccggcggtgAGCACGATGTTGCTGGGGTCGAACACCACCTTGTACCCTCTCTGCTCCGACATGAACCGCGCCAATGCCTGTGCAATCCACGTGCGCATATGCTCGGGGGGTTAGCCAACTGTAACTTTTGACGACCGTGTACGCGAACCAGAGTACAGttgatttaattaattacattttTGAAAGCCGGGAGGCCGTGGTAGTCCTGGAACAGCGCGAGCTCGCGGAAgacggaggcgccgccgccctctcgccGGAGGCCGAGCGCGTGGGGGTTCTTCTCCAGCCACTCCTCAAGCAGGTCGAACGACAGCTGCAACAGCCAAGGCAGAGCAACCATGTCGTCAGAGACAGTGTACACACATGTACAAGTGTGTACATGCAGGTGTGGCACGCGCGTGTGCGTACCTGGTTCTCGGCGAGGCCCATCTGGATGATGCCGGAAGGGTTGGAGACGGGGTCGAACGGGTTTTTCTCGTACTCCTGCCACCCCAGGAAGTAGGACGAGTCCTGGCCGTGGCTGTTGCACCCGGCCTTCTTGGACAGCAGCTGCGGCTTCTCCTCGGCGACCACTTGGCTCACCATCTCCAACTctccttttttctctctctaacAGCCGATCGAATCAATCCGCTTGATGAGTCGGAGCAAAAATCTGTGAGAGCTAGTGTATAGCTCGAAGAACACTGGAGAGAcctgagctgctgctgctgctgagtaggagtagctagctagctggctgCTGCTGGGTGCCTCCCAAGGTTGGACGAGCTGCTTATATAGAATCtggtgaggagagagagagagagagagagagagagagagagagagagcggctaGTGCTGTGATGTGATGCGAGTgacgtttttcttttttttccttctgctTTTGCTTTTTGTTAATTTCTCGGGGGCTAATGGAAGCTCGCTCTAACCGCGTGTAGTACGCGACTGCCAGTGTGCTTAGCGTCAGTGAGGGGAGAGGTTAACGTCGGGACAGCAGCAGAGTGAGGTGTTACTGCACGCCGACAGGgatgccatgccatgccatcgttctcctcctcgtcgtcgtctacGGGGATGGGGTTGTTAAACGCGAACGAATTAAGAAGCTTctccttctgctgctgctgctgctgcttcgaaTTCGACCCGTGAGCAGGGGATCGTGCGTTCCGTGTTGCTTGCCGGCTGGGCGAGCTTAACTTTGCTCTTGCTGGGGCCGGCCTGGCCGATGCTCGGTGTCGTGCTCGTGCATGCTGCTGCCGAAAGGGCTTCTCGCGCCGCTCCAATTTTGCGGCCGAGTAATATGTTACGCTGCTTCTTTTTCATCCAACAGTGGAACACGTCCATGCTATACAATGACATCTGTAACAACATTGTTTGTTTCCTTGGGTATTTATATGTGCTTTACAGTTAATGGCTGTGCATATGGTTTTCAGGAACAAAAATAAATGGCTGTGTGCATCGTCCAGCACATGGGCTCCACGCTTGTTCAGATGTGCCCTGTGGCGCCGGCCGTGGGCTCTGTAGTCTGTTCCTCTGTTAATTGTTAGTATTACTGACATCATAAAAATGAAATCATTTGCATTTGGAGCAACGATTCTCTGTTTTGGATAGCAACAGGTGGTAGCAGTTCCAACTCTGGCTGATGTACGTACGTAAGTATGTTCTCTCTCCTGTTGAGGTACAATATGTAtttcttccttctctccttTTTATCCCCAGGTCGCACAAAAGTAGATGGCGATGATACAGTGGCAACTTTGATACAAATCTCAGAAAAGTAGATGACGATGATACCGTGACAACTCTGTTGGATAGTACTTTGCATCAAGGCTGAATTATCTGTAAACTCCACGTATGGTGGCGCAGTATTAGATCCTGAGGATAAGTTGTGGGCAAAGCCCCTTTTATTCCTGATGAGAGCAGGTGGATGTAGACAAGTAGCGCCGACTATTCAGAAAACGGAGTCCGTATCAGAGGAGGGGACGATACGAAAATGGCAGCCTGCTACCGAGTGCTCTCTTATACCTTACCAGATGCTTCCTTCCTTAGCCCGTAGCGTTTGTTCCTTTGCCTTTTCTTTTAGTTTCAACCATTCTAGTTTTTcagaaatgaaaaagaaaagatccGGCCAATCAGCACAGGCCTCGTGGCTGTGTTATGATGATGGGCAGGTCCATTCAGGTGTGGACTCTTGTTGGTTGCTCAACTCGGGCTGTGTTTTTGACTATTTGCACTCGTCTTCAGAATGTTTATCCCATCCTCATGTGTTGGATCACCAGAATATTTTTGAAATGGACGAAGTACTTAATTAACTGACAGTTTAATTGGTCTGACCAATTATTAGTAGACGTGAGATAAATAAGTACCACCATGCCACTTGACACCCAAAAGAAAATCTCTATTAGAAATGGAGTGCATATCACTATCCATTTTCTCCCTGGTATGAGGCCCAAAGGTAGCAAAAATTGGGATAAGAGCCATAGGCACATTGCCAATGAGGAACAAAAGGGTTACAGGTATGCAACTGGATTATATTCAAATCATTGCAAGATCTATTCAAATCAACCATGCAAATTTACAATGTCACTTCATGCTTTATTGGCATGAGTAGGATCTAACtgtagggatttttctttttcatactAAGTTTAGTTTGAAGCAAGAGGGCAATAGGGCATCATAGTTTGTCTGCACATATGACAGAAGTAAAATTAGATTCCCACATACAAGTAGATACTTGCTCACTCAATTATTCTGCAATCGGGCATTGGCTGTTTTATTAGGTAAGACTTTTCTTTAGTCGATAGTGCATAATTCAATTAATGTCAAGTTGCATCTCAGcaatttttttccttatttaaTGTTGCCAAATTGTCCCTCGTAGCCAATCAAATCTATCCGTCCGGTTCAGTACATCCATGGCAGAGGAGAGAATGAAAATTAATAATCGCGGCAAatttaaaaaagagagaaattagTATAGCGGTGCAAACAGAGaaaatacaaatttattttaaccaacaaattaaatgaagtgattaaaaatgaaaaattgcACCAAACAAGTATTCCCACCTCTTTTTAGTACTccttccatttcatattataagttgtttatCTTTTTCTAGTCTAGTGTCTTTAGGtttgtttatagaaaaaaaattaacaatatctaccccactaaattagtttcattacgTATAGCATTCAATATATTATggtaatatgtttttttagaaaataatattatattttttataaacttggacaaacttaaaaaatgtttgactagaaaaaaagtcaaaacaatttataatttaaaacaGTAAGAGTAATTGACAAGGTTGATTTTAATACTCAA
Coding sequences:
- the ACS1 gene encoding 1-aminocyclopropane-1-carboxylate synthase 1; its protein translation is MVSQVVAEEKPQLLSKKAGCNSHGQDSSYFLGWQEYEKNPFDPVSNPSGIIQMGLAENQLSFDLLEEWLEKNPHALGLRREGGGASVFRELALFQDYHGLPAFKNALARFMSEQRGYKVVFDPSNIVLTAGATSANEALMFCLADHGDAFLIPTPYYPGFDRDLKWRTGAEIVPVHCASANGFRVTRPALDDAYRRAQKRRLRVKGVLITNPSNPLGTASPRADLETIVDFVAAKGIHLISDEIYAGTAFAEPPAGFVSALEVVAGRDGGGADVSDRVHVVYSLSKDLGLPGFRVGAIYSANAAVVSAATKMSSFGLVSSQTQYLLAALLGDRDFTRSYVAENKRRIKERHDQLVDGLREIGIGCLPSNAGLFCWVDMSHLMRSRSFAGEMELWKKVVFEVGLNISPGSSCHCREPGWFRVCFANMSAKTLDVAMQRLRSFVDSATGGGDNAALRRAAVPVRSVSCPLAIKWALRLTPSIADRKAER